TTTTAATATCCATAAAGGAATTTATTCTTTCTATCATATCCTTCAGCGTATTGATGCCTTCCAGGACTTTACCCACATACATTATATTTCCCGGTATCCCTCCGTAACTTATATCCACCTTATACGCCCTGTGACCGTGAATATAAGAAATCCCCGGGTGCAGGCCGTGAAAAGCTTCGTGCAATTCTATTACCGATATTCCGTATAATCCGAGGTAGTTTTTCAGGGTTACACCCCCTGAATTCGCCGCATCAGCTACCGGATGATGGGCAATTATCAGGTCCACGCCCGTAGCCCCGGCAAGCTCAATGGACTGCTCGGTGAGGGTCATGGTAATAGCAACCTTTTTAACTTCTTTTTCCGGGTCGCCAAACACCAGTCCCGGGATTTCAATAACCTCCTTGCCAGGTATATTTGAAGATTTCATTACCACAAAGGGGTTTTTACCCAGAGTGATATCCGACAGGTCCGCAACTACCCTTCCTCCCGTTATTTCGTTTAAAGCGCTAACAATTTCCTTGATTTTCAAAATTTATTCCTCCTTTTAAAAAATTTAAAGGCCGCCAAATAAATACCGCAAAAGGGTATGTAAGAAAATCTTACACCCTGCAGCATTTATCTGACGGCCTCGAGCTATCCCTCTAAAGGGGATCTCTCTTATCCAGTCATTTCCACCATATTCAGCTTGTCTATATAAAAATATACAGTGAATATATTATTTTGTCAATAGTATTTATTTTCACTATGAAGATTTCTCCAAAAATTCTTCCACGGGCATTGTGGTAATTATAATAGTGCCGGCATATTCCTGTTCCGGATCGTAATCTTTCAGGAGGCTTTTTATTTTAAGTCCGGTTTCCTCTTCAAACTTTTGTTTGAACCTCAGTTTAAACTCGGAGAGTAGCGCTAAATCCATCAACCTGGTGACAAAATATTCTTTTTCATCCAGGTGTTTTAAAACGGATATTCTTTTATTGCAGGCTATTATCACTATTTTATCTCCAAAGATTTCGACCTTCTGCCAATCCAGCCCCCTGCCGTACATTTCCTCATTTACTTTGTTATTTATTTTCATAATGAGCTGTTTAAAGTCCCCAAACTTTTTTGGATTCATAGTCTCCTCCTTTTAATAAAATAAGTAACCTATTTACCGTATTTTGAATAATATAAGATATACCGTTATACTTCTTGAGGAGGGTCAATATGGAAATAGGCGTTGAGTTTTTTACCAACAGGACTACATTCATTTCGGATTTTTATGAGTTTCATAATATAATACTTATTAATGATTCCGAAATAAAAGAAACCTCATCCAGCGATATTTTCAAGTTTTCCGGCTGTGTTCTTGGAGGAAAGAGAATTGCTGCCATAGGAAGAAAAAAAGTTTACGATTTTAAAAACTATACGGAGACTTTTGAAGCAGAACCTGCAAAACCGTTTAAAATACTTTTTTTAGATCTGGAAGATAAAATTTACCTGAAAGTGAACACAAATATTTTTTTAGATCCCGGTAGATTCGTTGAGGAATTATCTTTAAAAATTTACTCGGAAAAAAATTCTCACATAGCCGCACTGAATTCACCCTATATTAAAATAGATTGGCCCGGGCGAGGAGAGTACATTTTAGATATAACGGAGCTAATTAACGATTTATACCGGAAAAGGTAAGAATCTCCTCCTTTCCTAATTTTGTTTCAAAAAATTATATTAAATAAAATTTTATCACTATTTCGTAAAATTTATCAATATTTTTTTGAGAACCGCCCCTAACTTATAACGGGGCGGTAAATTTTAGAAAACCAATTTTTGAGCGGTAGACTTTTTCCGGCATTTGTCACAAAGAAATTCTTCCGCCTCTAAGCCGTATTTTTGCTTTAAAAATTCATACTGTTCGCGGGTCGTAAAATAGTTTCCGCAAACGCTGCATTTTACGAGCTCAAAGGTTTTATCCCAGATAACCCTTTTGCCCTCAAATTCCTTTAAAGCTATCGCCCCCGTAGGACAAACCTGGGCACACGCACCGCACCCGATACAGTCTTCGGGAGGTTCTTCGAAGGGAGGAGAAATTTTTTTTGTAATCCCCCGGTTCACCGACGATATCGCATAAACACCCACCGCCTCGCATGCCCTCACGCAAAGTCCGCATAGAATGCACTTTTCTCCTTTATCTACATTAAACCTTTTTTCTTCAGGAACTTTGTATTCTTCTTTAAGTTTTCTTATATGTTCGCTTTCCGGTGCCCTTGCCGCAAGAAGCCTTATTATGTTTTTCCTCATCCTTCTTATTTTGTCTGAATTTGTTAAAACTTCTATTTCATTGGTTACGGGGTAAAGGCAGGACACAACCACCTTATTTTTACCACCTTCGATCACCTCCACAATGCAGAGCCTGCAGCTTCCCTGCCCCGGCAGGGCGTCCGTATGGCACAATGTGGGTATATGTATGCCGTTTCTTTTTGCAACCTCGAGTATATATTCCCCGTAATTTGCCTCACATTCCAAACCGTCAATTTTTATTTTCATCCTTCCCGCCTCCCCATAACTTCGATGGCGTTAAACCTGCAGGCTTCCCTGCAGGCTCCGCAGACTATACATTTGTTGTTGTCTATTACATAGGGGCTTTTGGGTTTTGAAAAAATAGCACCGGCAGGGCATTTTTTTGCACATACCCCGCACCGTTTGCAAAGCTCCTGATTTATCCTGTAAGAGGTAAGCTCCTTACATACCCCTGCAGGGCACCGCTTTTCTTTTATATGAGCAAGATATTCATCTTTGAAGTATTTAATTGTAGTAAGCACCGGATTGGGGGCGGTTTTCCCAAGCCCGCACAAAGAAGCCTCCCTTACCGTTTCCGCAAGTTCCAGTAAAAGCTTGATATCCTCTTCCCTTCCCTTACCGGCGCATATATCCTCCAGTATTTCCAGCATCCGCCTTATTCCTTCCCGGCAGGGAGTGCACTTTCCACAGGATTCTTCCGAAAGGAATTTCAGGTAATATCTTGCAACTTCAACCATGCAGTTGCTCTCATCCATTACTATCATACCGCCAGAGCCCATCATGGATCCTGCCTTATCAAGGGAATCGAAATCAACGGGTAAATCCAGAAGGGATTCGGGTATACATCCTCCCGAAGGCCCTCCCGTCTGTACGGCCTTAAATTTTTTTCCACCGGGGATGCCTCCGCCGATATCGAAAATGATTTCCCTCAAGGTAACCCCCATGGGCACTTCAATAAGCCCCGTATTGTTTACCTTGCCTACCAGTGAAAAAACTTTTGTACCCTTGCTTTTTTCGGTGCCTATGGAGGAAAACCACTTTGCTCCCCGATCAACGATAACGGGTACGTTTGCCCATGTCTCCACATTGTTTAAAACCGTAGGCTGTCCCCATAATCCTTTTTCCGTAGACCTTATGTATTTTACCCTGGGTTCTCCTACCCTTCCTTCTATAGAGGCCATAAGGGCTGTGGATTCTCCGCATACAAAAGCCCCTCCGCCCCTGACAATTTCTATATCCAGGTTAAAACCGCTGCCCAAAATATTCTCGCCTAAGAATCCCCTTCCATAAGCATCCTTTATTGCCCTTGAGACATTCTTTACCGCAAGGGCGTACTCATCCCTTATATAGACGAACCCTTTTTGGGCACCTACGGCATAAGCACCTATTATCATCCCTTCTATAATGCTATGCGGATCTCCTTCCATTACACTCCTGTCCATAAAAGCCCCGGGGTCTCCCTCATCGCCGTTACATATAACGTATTTCGGAAAACTGTTTATTTTTTTTGCCTGCTTCCACTTGTAACCGGTAGGAAATCCCGCACCTCCCCTTCCCCTTAAACCCGATTTTTCTACCTCATTAATTATCTCATCGGGCGACATTTCAAACAAAGCCTTTTTAAGTGCCCTGTAGCCTCCCCTTTGGATATAATCCTCGATATTGGCCGGGTCTATCTGACCAATATTTCGCAAAGCAATTTTTTTCTGCCTTTTAAAAAACTCGCTT
This genomic window from Thermovenabulum gondwanense contains:
- a CDS encoding 4Fe-4S dicluster domain-containing protein encodes the protein MKIKIDGLECEANYGEYILEVAKRNGIHIPTLCHTDALPGQGSCRLCIVEVIEGGKNKVVVSCLYPVTNEIEVLTNSDKIRRMRKNIIRLLAARAPESEHIRKLKEEYKVPEEKRFNVDKGEKCILCGLCVRACEAVGVYAISSVNRGITKKISPPFEEPPEDCIGCGACAQVCPTGAIALKEFEGKRVIWDKTFELVKCSVCGNYFTTREQYEFLKQKYGLEAEEFLCDKCRKKSTAQKLVF
- the nuoF gene encoding NADH-quinone oxidoreductase subunit NuoF, translated to MVEDNMPDKKTVLICCGTGCLANNSYEIYRELKKRVEAAGEDISVKPVLKTTGCNGLCEKGPVITILPEDIFYCKVKISDVDEIFEKTLLKGEIIERLLYLDIKTGKKVKSHKESEFFKRQKKIALRNIGQIDPANIEDYIQRGGYRALKKALFEMSPDEIINEVEKSGLRGRGGAGFPTGYKWKQAKKINSFPKYVICNGDEGDPGAFMDRSVMEGDPHSIIEGMIIGAYAVGAQKGFVYIRDEYALAVKNVSRAIKDAYGRGFLGENILGSGFNLDIEIVRGGGAFVCGESTALMASIEGRVGEPRVKYIRSTEKGLWGQPTVLNNVETWANVPVIVDRGAKWFSSIGTEKSKGTKVFSLVGKVNNTGLIEVPMGVTLREIIFDIGGGIPGGKKFKAVQTGGPSGGCIPESLLDLPVDFDSLDKAGSMMGSGGMIVMDESNCMVEVARYYLKFLSEESCGKCTPCREGIRRMLEILEDICAGKGREEDIKLLLELAETVREASLCGLGKTAPNPVLTTIKYFKDEYLAHIKEKRCPAGVCKELTSYRINQELCKRCGVCAKKCPAGAIFSKPKSPYVIDNNKCIVCGACREACRFNAIEVMGRREG
- a CDS encoding Nif3-like dinuclear metal center hexameric protein, with protein sequence MKIKEIVSALNEITGGRVVADLSDITLGKNPFVVMKSSNIPGKEVIEIPGLVFGDPEKEVKKVAITMTLTEQSIELAGATGVDLIIAHHPVADAANSGGVTLKNYLGLYGISVIELHEAFHGLHPGISYIHGHRAYKVDISYGGIPGNIMYVGKVLEGINTLKDMIERINSFMDIKREFLSLEKEKSAYGNEDLINSATAALAEIYLGNPDSKVQHILHIFPHTGFEPVHLLKAKSEYPEIDTVICSISRVKRESPLVEKAKELGLNFICGNSHAYEIFENGLPLALALKSYLKDDIEIRIFREKVYSFPVVAFGSDKIKEYADYISQNYLIKKM
- a CDS encoding Na-translocating system protein MpsC family protein, whose protein sequence is MNPKKFGDFKQLIMKINNKVNEEMYGRGLDWQKVEIFGDKIVIIACNKRISVLKHLDEKEYFVTRLMDLALLSEFKLRFKQKFEEETGLKIKSLLKDYDPEQEYAGTIIITTMPVEEFLEKSS